In Halobacillus amylolyticus, the following proteins share a genomic window:
- a CDS encoding HU family DNA-binding protein, whose translation MNKTDLVNKVAKDSELSKENAGKAVDATLESITEALASEYSVQLIGFGNFESRERAARKGRNPQTGEEIDIPASKVPAFKPGKSLKEAVK comes from the coding sequence ATGAACAAAACAGATTTAGTTAATAAAGTTGCTAAGGATTCTGAGCTATCGAAGGAGAATGCAGGAAAAGCTGTTGATGCCACTTTGGAATCCATTACAGAAGCACTTGCAAGCGAATATAGTGTTCAATTAATTGGATTTGGTAACTTTGAATCAAGAGAGAGGGCAGCACGTAAAGGCCGTAATCCACAAACAGGTGAGGAAATAGACATACCAGCAAGTAAAGTACCTGCATTCAAGCCGGGGAAAAGCCTTAAAGAAGCAGTAAAATAA
- a CDS encoding JAB domain-containing protein, giving the protein MEPIYKIVRIKQVVREAELSNVDVIRSPEDGADIVHQLIGDDDREVFLVICLSTKNGVIAVHRARVGAVNASIAHPREIFKSAILNNAESIIIAHNHPSSDPSPSPEDIQVTKRMLEAGKIVGIEVLDSLIVDSNSNKHVSLKEKCYIN; this is encoded by the coding sequence ATGGAACCGATTTATAAAATTGTACGAATTAAGCAAGTGGTAAGGGAAGCAGAATTATCAAATGTCGATGTTATTCGATCACCTGAAGACGGTGCAGACATTGTCCATCAGCTAATTGGTGATGATGATCGGGAAGTGTTTTTGGTGATTTGCTTATCAACGAAAAATGGTGTTATAGCTGTTCATCGCGCTCGTGTTGGTGCGGTAAATGCGAGTATCGCTCATCCGAGAGAGATATTCAAAAGTGCAATATTGAATAATGCTGAAAGCATCATCATTGCACATAATCACCCATCAAGTGACCCTAGTCCTTCCCCGGAGGATATACAGGTAACGAAACGCATGTTGGAAGCAGGCAAGATTGTCGGTATCGAGGTTCTTGATTCCCTTATTGTCGACAGTAATTCCAATAAACATGTTAGCTTGAAGGAAAAATGCTACATCAATTAA
- a CDS encoding M14 family zinc carboxypeptidase yields MKNKVLTAVVSGALLISGTFLTGGGTVLAEENSPNGPNYGGNETIKNERLHSYEEMVDFLEKADKRSEALELEVYGQSVKGRDLYLANFGIDEDNPTILFLTQQHGNETLTTEGALQVIKNLTSNGKQVQEILNNVNVLIAPRLNVDGAEGDVNFSLENYVAGTHTRYNANGVDLNRDHVDRNQPETKALHQNVLQKYQPDYMIDLHHQGTQATLGETGELVSGSILYPTNENVAPEVREQSKQLGAVLYNAIDSKGYGLLSKYPGSNKPTISRNGLALEYGISTLLLEVRGMADHYYEDYVLGQKSNGYLIKQVVTAMEASLNSLADGSINSADTSFWETLPESNYSAE; encoded by the coding sequence ATGAAAAACAAAGTCTTAACAGCAGTAGTAAGTGGAGCCTTACTGATATCAGGGACATTTTTGACAGGGGGAGGTACAGTTTTGGCAGAAGAAAACAGCCCCAACGGACCGAACTATGGAGGAAATGAAACCATTAAAAATGAACGCCTTCACTCCTACGAAGAAATGGTCGACTTCTTGGAAAAAGCAGATAAGCGTTCTGAAGCATTGGAGCTTGAGGTTTATGGTCAATCTGTAAAAGGCAGGGATTTATACTTGGCCAATTTTGGCATAGATGAAGATAACCCAACCATCCTGTTTCTAACCCAGCAGCACGGCAATGAAACACTGACGACGGAAGGCGCTCTTCAAGTCATTAAAAACTTAACTTCTAACGGAAAACAAGTACAAGAAATCCTCAATAATGTAAATGTGCTTATCGCTCCCCGATTAAACGTGGATGGTGCTGAAGGTGATGTCAATTTCTCCTTAGAGAACTACGTCGCCGGAACTCACACTCGTTACAATGCAAACGGTGTTGATCTTAACCGTGACCATGTTGATCGTAACCAGCCCGAAACGAAAGCATTGCATCAAAATGTTTTGCAAAAATACCAACCTGATTACATGATCGACCTGCACCACCAAGGAACTCAAGCCACTCTAGGGGAAACAGGTGAGCTTGTTTCAGGATCCATTCTTTATCCTACAAACGAAAATGTAGCCCCAGAAGTTCGAGAACAGTCAAAGCAGCTAGGTGCTGTCTTATACAATGCTATTGACTCCAAAGGGTACGGCCTTCTTTCCAAATATCCTGGCAGTAACAAACCAACAATCAGCAGAAACGGACTAGCTTTAGAGTATGGAATCTCTACTCTATTACTTGAAGTTAGAGGAATGGCAGACCATTATTATGAAGATTACGTATTAGGGCAAAAAAGTAACGGCTACTTAATTAAGCAAGTTGTAACAGCTATGGAAGCAAGCTTAAATTCACTAGCTGACGGTTCTATCAATTCAGCAGATACCTCTTTCTGGGAAACACTGCCGGAAAGTAATTACTCTGCAGAATAA
- a CDS encoding SgcJ/EcaC family oxidoreductase produces the protein MDHSRIKEEVTALYKKLIEAWNHRNAKAMATLYTETGEQIGFDGSLMEGPEEMVSELSEVFGQHPTPPFVSKVKDVRILGEESAVLRAIVGMVPPGQTELNPELNAHQTLTAVKRDQEWKVELFQNTPAQYHGRPDLVEAMTEELKNTPDK, from the coding sequence ATGGATCATTCTCGAATAAAAGAAGAGGTAACTGCACTCTATAAAAAGTTAATAGAGGCCTGGAACCATCGAAATGCAAAGGCTATGGCTACACTATATACCGAAACAGGCGAGCAAATTGGATTTGATGGAAGTTTAATGGAGGGACCAGAAGAAATGGTTTCGGAGCTTAGTGAAGTATTTGGCCAGCATCCCACCCCACCATTCGTTAGTAAAGTAAAGGATGTTCGAATATTAGGAGAGGAAAGTGCTGTGTTACGCGCCATCGTAGGAATGGTTCCCCCAGGTCAGACAGAACTAAATCCAGAACTTAACGCTCATCAGACACTTACTGCGGTGAAAAGAGATCAAGAATGGAAAGTTGAACTTTTTCAAAACACGCCTGCTCAATATCACGGCAGGCCGGATTTAGTCGAGGCGATGACAGAGGAGTTGAAAAATACCCCGGATAAGTAA
- a CDS encoding Xaa-Pro dipeptidyl-peptidase, translating to MKKKVFLHTTFLLLILSTVLTVQPAGAEDGNSKPSDVQQIEVKDGKTQPVYSHEEAIRETVFIETSVDSDGDGELDRIHADIIRPKETEQGLKVPVIYEMSPYRAGLNPINFHDVDVPLNPVDHKKPAKKGKDEQGEVSLAQDQGATSTSAAAGPNEPSFPGYYDDYFVPRGYAVVLAESLGSGLSNGCATSGGENETLGTKAVIDWLNGKTKAYDSEGNLVEADWSTGSTGMMGISYNGTLPNAVSTTGVEGLETIVPIAAISSWYDYYRANGAVVAPGGYQGEDTDVLAHAVTTRANAGECDDVLQKLERLQDRETGDYNEYWDERNYVKDASKVEASVFAVHGLNDWNVKTKHLSQWWDALGENNVERKLWLHQSGHANPYYLRNEEWLDTLNKWFDYWLYDIDNNVMEEPMVDIQREDGNWKTYESWPAKDAKDISLNFQAEGASLDLKPMSGKNKTTATFVDNPAITAETLAENPDSDQENRLVYQTPKLESALRISGTPEVSIRASIDARAANLTALLVDYDPDEKSFEIVTRGWMDPQNRHSISKSHSLVPGKEYKFTWGMQPEDYIFEEGHQVGVVLLSSDHNYTIRPEAGTEITVDPKRSKVILPIVDGRKAITFSNE from the coding sequence GTGAAGAAAAAGGTATTCTTACATACCACGTTTTTATTATTGATATTATCAACTGTGCTTACCGTTCAGCCGGCTGGTGCTGAAGACGGTAACTCTAAGCCTTCAGATGTCCAACAAATTGAAGTGAAAGACGGAAAAACTCAGCCGGTTTATTCCCATGAAGAAGCGATACGGGAAACAGTCTTTATCGAAACGTCTGTTGATAGTGATGGCGACGGGGAACTTGATCGCATCCACGCAGACATTATTCGACCGAAAGAAACGGAACAGGGTTTAAAAGTTCCGGTCATCTATGAAATGAGCCCATACCGTGCTGGACTCAATCCGATCAATTTCCATGATGTCGATGTCCCTTTAAATCCAGTAGACCATAAGAAACCTGCGAAAAAAGGGAAGGATGAACAAGGTGAAGTAAGTCTTGCACAAGACCAGGGTGCGACCAGCACATCTGCAGCAGCCGGTCCAAATGAACCATCGTTCCCAGGTTACTATGACGATTATTTTGTTCCCCGTGGATATGCAGTTGTTCTTGCTGAAAGCCTAGGAAGTGGGCTTTCAAATGGATGTGCAACGTCAGGCGGCGAGAACGAAACGCTTGGTACAAAAGCCGTTATTGATTGGTTAAACGGCAAAACAAAAGCTTATGACAGTGAAGGGAATCTTGTTGAGGCTGATTGGTCCACTGGAAGTACAGGCATGATGGGGATTTCCTATAATGGTACATTGCCAAATGCTGTATCTACAACGGGCGTAGAAGGATTAGAAACGATTGTTCCGATTGCGGCAATTAGCAGCTGGTACGATTATTACCGAGCAAATGGCGCTGTTGTAGCACCAGGAGGGTATCAGGGAGAAGACACAGATGTCCTGGCACATGCTGTTACGACGCGTGCGAACGCAGGAGAATGTGATGACGTTCTTCAGAAACTTGAGAGATTACAGGATCGTGAAACAGGCGACTACAATGAATATTGGGACGAACGTAACTATGTAAAAGATGCTAGTAAAGTTGAAGCAAGTGTTTTTGCCGTACATGGCCTAAACGATTGGAACGTAAAGACGAAGCACCTATCCCAATGGTGGGACGCTCTTGGCGAAAATAATGTAGAACGTAAACTTTGGCTTCACCAAAGCGGACATGCCAATCCTTACTATCTCCGTAATGAAGAATGGCTTGATACGCTAAATAAGTGGTTTGACTATTGGTTGTACGACATTGACAACAATGTAATGGAAGAGCCAATGGTAGATATTCAACGAGAAGATGGAAATTGGAAAACGTATGAGTCTTGGCCTGCGAAGGATGCAAAGGACATTTCTTTAAACTTCCAGGCAGAAGGGGCTAGTCTTGATCTAAAGCCAATGTCAGGCAAAAATAAGACGACAGCGACTTTTGTAGATAATCCAGCAATAACAGCTGAAACACTCGCTGAGAATCCAGATAGTGATCAAGAGAATCGATTAGTTTACCAAACACCAAAACTTGAATCTGCACTTCGAATAAGTGGAACACCTGAAGTTTCCATTCGAGCAAGCATTGACGCACGTGCCGCTAATTTAACGGCACTGCTAGTAGATTACGATCCAGATGAAAAATCATTTGAAATCGTCACGAGAGGTTGGATGGATCCGCAAAACCGCCATTCGATTTCTAAATCCCACTCGCTTGTACCAGGTAAAGAGTATAAGTTCACGTGGGGGATGCAGCCTGAAGATTATATCTTTGAGGAAGGCCACCAAGTAGGTGTGGTTCTGCTTTCTTCAGATCATAACTATACGATTCGTCCGGAAGCGGGGACTGAGATTACTGTTGATCCAAAACGGAGTAAGGTTATCTTGCCTATTGTGGACGGAAGGAAAGCCATTACTTTTTCGAACGAATAG